Proteins from a single region of Stigmatella erecta:
- the rpmC gene encoding 50S ribosomal protein L29: MATAKELKELSAEDLKKRADELRGTLFQDRLSMRTGNLDSPEKRTEHRRDLARILTVLGEKTRAEKAAKKA, encoded by the coding sequence ATGGCGACTGCGAAAGAGTTGAAGGAGTTGTCGGCGGAGGACCTGAAGAAGCGCGCGGACGAACTGCGCGGCACGCTCTTCCAGGACCGGCTGAGCATGCGGACGGGCAATCTGGACAGCCCCGAGAAGCGTACTGAGCACCGCCGTGACCTGGCCCGCATCCTGACCGTCCTGGGTGAGAAGACCCGGGCCGAGAAGGCGGCCAAAAAGGCTTGA
- the rplN gene encoding 50S ribosomal protein L14: MIQMTSVLDVADNSGAKKVFCIKVLGGSKRKYASIGDVIVVSIREALPNSKVKKGDVAKAVIVRTKHEVGRPDGSYIKFDGNSAVLINKDLEPIGTRIFGPVARELRARKFMKIISLAPEVL; this comes from the coding sequence ATGATTCAGATGACGAGCGTGCTCGACGTGGCCGACAACTCGGGCGCCAAGAAGGTGTTCTGCATCAAGGTGCTCGGTGGCTCGAAGCGCAAGTATGCGTCGATCGGCGACGTGATCGTCGTGTCGATCCGCGAGGCCCTGCCGAACTCCAAGGTGAAGAAGGGTGACGTGGCCAAGGCCGTCATCGTGCGCACCAAGCACGAGGTAGGCCGTCCCGACGGCAGCTACATCAAGTTCGACGGCAACTCCGCGGTCCTCATCAACAAGGACCTGGAGCCCATCGGGACGCGCATCTTCGGGCCGGTCGCCCGTGAGCTCCGCGCCCGCAAGTTCATGAAGATCATCTCGCTCGCGCCGGAAGTCCTCTAA
- a CDS encoding 50S ribosomal protein L23: MNLHDVIKGPLITEKLDQAREKFRQYSFIVDKKATKIDVARAVENLFKVSVEGVRTNIVRGKTKRVGRSIGKRPNYKKAVVTLKAGDTIELFEGGTVEP; this comes from the coding sequence ATGAACCTGCACGACGTCATCAAGGGTCCGCTCATCACCGAGAAGCTGGACCAGGCCCGCGAGAAGTTCCGTCAGTACTCCTTCATCGTGGACAAGAAGGCCACGAAGATCGATGTGGCGCGCGCGGTGGAGAACCTCTTCAAGGTCTCCGTCGAGGGTGTTCGCACCAACATCGTCCGCGGCAAGACCAAGCGCGTGGGCCGCAGCATCGGCAAGCGCCCCAACTACAAGAAGGCCGTCGTCACCCTCAAGGCGGGCGACACGATCGAGCTCTTCGAGGGAGGGACGGTCGAGCCGTAA
- the rpsC gene encoding 30S ribosomal protein S3 produces the protein MGQKVHPIGFRLGVIKTWDSKWFEHKNYAQWLHEDIRIREFVKKSLNHAGVSKVEIERAANKVKVNVHTARPGIVIGKRGAGIETVKKDLQQFTKNEVFLNIVEVRKAETDAQLVAENIATQLERRIAFRRAMKKALQTAMKFGAKGIRVACSGRLGGAEMARYEWYREGRVPLHTLRADIDYGFAEAKTTYGKIGCKVWICRGEVLPGKGNQAPLPTTR, from the coding sequence TTGGGACAGAAAGTTCATCCGATCGGGTTCCGCCTCGGGGTCATCAAGACCTGGGACTCCAAGTGGTTCGAGCACAAGAACTACGCCCAGTGGCTCCATGAGGACATCCGCATCCGCGAGTTCGTGAAGAAGTCGCTGAACCACGCGGGCGTCTCCAAGGTGGAGATCGAGCGGGCGGCGAACAAGGTGAAGGTCAACGTGCACACCGCGCGGCCGGGGATTGTCATCGGCAAGCGGGGTGCCGGCATCGAGACGGTGAAGAAGGACCTGCAGCAGTTCACCAAGAACGAGGTCTTCCTCAACATCGTCGAGGTCCGCAAGGCCGAGACCGACGCGCAACTGGTGGCCGAGAACATCGCCACCCAGCTCGAGCGCCGCATCGCCTTCCGCCGCGCCATGAAGAAGGCCCTCCAGACGGCGATGAAGTTCGGCGCCAAGGGCATTCGCGTGGCCTGCTCCGGCCGTCTCGGCGGCGCCGAGATGGCGCGGTACGAGTGGTACCGCGAGGGCCGCGTGCCCCTGCACACCCTGCGTGCCGACATCGACTACGGCTTCGCCGAGGCCAAGACGACCTACGGCAAGATCGGCTGCAAGGTCTGGATCTGCCGCGGAGAGGTCCTCCCGGGTAAGGGCAACCAGGCCCCTCTGCCCACCACCCGCTAG
- the rplB gene encoding 50S ribosomal protein L2: MGIKKYKPTSAARRLMTVSDFADITKSTPEKKLTAPLKRSGGRNVHGHITRRHQGGGHKRRYRIIDFKRLDKDGVPAKVVAVEYDPNRTANIALLHYADGEKRYILAPVGLAVGDTLFAGSNADIRPGNCLPLQNIPVGTVIHNVELKPGRGGQIIRSAGTSGQLMAKEDRYAQVRLPSGAVRKVLIECRATVGQIGNIEHEIIRIGKAGKSRWLGIRPTVRGLAMNPVDHPHGGGEGKSGQGNPHPVSPWGQKTKGLTTRTNKRTDKFIVSGRRQGARSQ; the protein is encoded by the coding sequence ATGGGCATCAAGAAGTACAAGCCGACTTCCGCTGCTCGCCGCCTGATGACGGTGTCCGACTTCGCGGACATCACCAAGAGCACGCCCGAGAAGAAGCTGACCGCCCCGCTGAAGCGCTCGGGCGGCCGCAACGTTCACGGCCACATCACCCGCCGTCATCAGGGCGGTGGCCACAAGCGGCGCTACCGCATCATCGACTTCAAGCGCCTGGACAAGGACGGCGTGCCGGCGAAGGTCGTCGCGGTCGAGTACGACCCGAACCGCACCGCCAACATCGCGCTGCTGCACTACGCGGACGGCGAGAAGCGCTACATCCTGGCCCCCGTGGGCCTGGCGGTGGGGGACACCCTGTTCGCGGGTTCCAACGCCGACATCCGTCCGGGCAACTGTCTGCCGCTGCAGAACATCCCGGTGGGTACGGTCATCCACAACGTGGAGCTGAAGCCGGGCCGCGGCGGCCAGATCATCCGCTCGGCTGGCACCTCCGGCCAGCTGATGGCGAAGGAAGACCGCTACGCTCAGGTGCGTTTGCCCTCGGGCGCGGTGCGCAAGGTGCTCATCGAGTGCCGCGCCACCGTGGGCCAGATCGGCAACATCGAGCATGAGATCATCCGCATCGGCAAGGCGGGTAAGAGCCGCTGGTTGGGCATCCGGCCCACCGTCCGCGGTCTGGCGATGAACCCCGTGGACCACCCGCACGGCGGTGGTGAGGGTAAGTCCGGCCAGGGTAACCCGCACCCGGTGTCGCCGTGGGGCCAGAAGACCAAGGGTCTCACCACGCGCACCAACAAGCGGACCGACAAGTTCATCGTCAGCGGGCGCCGGCAGGGCGCGCGCAGCCAGTAG
- the rplX gene encoding 50S ribosomal protein L24, producing the protein MQKLKVGDTVQVISGKERSEKTPASKRGKVLTIDRDAGRVTVEGLRTVKRHLRKTAQSPEGGIVEKPGTIALSDVQVVCTKCDKPTRVGIKAEGDAKKRFCKNCDALID; encoded by the coding sequence ATGCAGAAGCTGAAAGTGGGAGACACCGTGCAGGTCATCTCGGGCAAGGAGCGCTCCGAGAAGACACCGGCGAGCAAGCGCGGCAAGGTGCTGACGATTGACCGCGACGCCGGTCGCGTGACGGTGGAGGGACTTCGTACCGTCAAGCGTCACCTTCGCAAGACCGCTCAGAGCCCCGAGGGGGGCATTGTCGAGAAGCCGGGCACCATCGCGCTGTCGGATGTCCAGGTGGTGTGCACCAAGTGCGACAAGCCGACGCGGGTGGGCATCAAGGCCGAGGGTGACGCGAAGAAGCGGTTCTGCAAGAACTGCGACGCCCTCATTGACTAG
- the rplV gene encoding 50S ribosomal protein L22, whose amino-acid sequence MDSTAHLRHVRMSPRKLSLVAALVRGKSVEAALHILKFTPRAASAPVAKLIKSAVANATDKSKGQVDVDTLYVKTISVDQGPTQRRFMPRAMGRATPIHKKSSHVHVVLSEAKK is encoded by the coding sequence ATGGATTCCACTGCACACCTGCGGCACGTCCGCATGTCTCCCCGCAAGCTCTCGCTCGTGGCGGCGCTCGTCCGCGGCAAGTCGGTCGAGGCGGCGCTCCACATCCTGAAGTTCACCCCCCGCGCGGCCTCGGCCCCGGTGGCCAAGCTCATCAAGAGCGCCGTGGCCAACGCGACCGACAAGTCCAAGGGCCAGGTCGACGTGGACACGCTCTACGTGAAGACCATCTCCGTGGACCAGGGGCCCACCCAGCGCCGGTTCATGCCGCGCGCCATGGGCCGCGCGACTCCCATCCACAAGAAGAGCAGCCACGTTCACGTGGTGCTCTCCGAGGCCAAGAAGTAG
- the rpsS gene encoding 30S ribosomal protein S19, protein MARSIKKGPFVDDHLLKKVEDMIKTNQKKVVKTWSRRSTILPEFVGHTFAVHNGKKFIPVFVTENMVGHKLGEFAPTRTFGGHSAEKKVAKAPGK, encoded by the coding sequence ATGGCTCGTTCGATTAAGAAGGGACCGTTCGTCGATGATCACCTCCTGAAGAAGGTGGAGGACATGATCAAGACGAACCAGAAGAAGGTCGTGAAGACCTGGTCGCGCCGCTCCACCATCCTGCCCGAGTTCGTGGGGCACACCTTCGCGGTGCACAATGGGAAGAAGTTCATCCCGGTGTTCGTGACGGAGAACATGGTGGGTCACAAGCTCGGCGAGTTCGCGCCGACGCGCACCTTCGGTGGCCACTCGGCGGAGAAGAAGGTCGCCAAGGCGCCCGGGAAGTAA
- the rplP gene encoding 50S ribosomal protein L16, with the protein MLQPARTKYRKMHKGRMHGQAHRGSDLTYGEFGLVTLQPGWITSRQIEAARIAMTRHVKRGGKIWIRIFPDKPITKKPAETRMGTGKGGVEYYVAVVKPGRVLYEMEGMTPEVATGALKLAQAKLPVLTKIVTRSELSL; encoded by the coding sequence ATGCTCCAGCCTGCTCGTACCAAGTACCGCAAGATGCACAAGGGCCGCATGCACGGCCAGGCCCACCGTGGCAGCGATCTCACCTACGGTGAGTTCGGCCTGGTGACCCTGCAGCCGGGGTGGATCACCTCCCGGCAGATTGAAGCGGCCCGTATCGCGATGACCCGCCACGTGAAGCGCGGCGGCAAGATCTGGATCCGGATCTTCCCGGACAAGCCCATCACGAAGAAGCCTGCCGAGACCCGTATGGGTACCGGTAAGGGAGGCGTGGAGTACTACGTGGCGGTGGTGAAGCCCGGCCGCGTGCTCTACGAGATGGAGGGCATGACGCCCGAGGTGGCCACCGGCGCGCTGAAGCTGGCGCAGGCCAAGCTGCCCGTCCTCACCAAGATCGTGACCCGCAGCGAGCTGTCGCTCTAG
- the rpsQ gene encoding 30S ribosomal protein S17 encodes MAEATQTTSAPATSTRGRPKTRVGIVTSNKMQKTVVVTVQRRAAHPKYGKIMSMREKYKAHVEDHDYPKKITINEGDRVRIAETRPASKDKRWRVVEVIEKSKNV; translated from the coding sequence ATGGCTGAAGCGACCCAGACCACCTCCGCTCCCGCGACCTCCACCCGTGGCCGTCCCAAGACGCGCGTGGGGATCGTCACCTCGAACAAGATGCAGAAGACGGTGGTTGTCACCGTCCAGCGCCGCGCCGCTCACCCGAAGTACGGGAAGATCATGAGCATGCGCGAGAAGTACAAGGCGCACGTCGAGGACCACGACTACCCGAAGAAGATCACCATCAACGAGGGCGACCGCGTGCGCATCGCCGAGACCCGGCCTGCCTCGAAGGACAAGCGGTGGCGGGTGGTTGAGGTGATCGAGAAGAGCAAGAACGTCTGA